AAAATCACTAGCTCCCACAGCCCTGGCAGCGCTAATATAGTCTTCTTCTTTTACACCAAGAACCGATCCTCTCATGGTTCTTGCATATCTTACCCAATCAGTGATAATTATCGCCAAGATAACTGTACCGATACCATGATTTTTTAGAACGCCTAAAAATAACATAGCTATCAGCGTTGTAGAAAATGAAAATATAGCATCTGCTAATCGCATGGTTACAGCTTCCAATAGACCTCTATAAAATCCTGCCAAAAGACCAACGGTCATACCTATTATTCCGGCGATAATAACCACGCTAAAACCAACAGCAAATGATGTTCGGCAACCATAAAGTATGGTACTCAATATATCTCTTCCTTGATCATCGGTGCCTAAAAGAAAGGGAGCTTTTCCGCCTTCCATCCAAATAGGCGGTTTTAGAGAATCCTCTAAATAAAGACCTTTCATATCATAAGGATCTTGTGGAGCAATTATAGGAGCAAAAATAGCCGCAATTAACATAATGACAAGAATTAAAGAACCTGTTACTGCTGATACGTCTTTAATAAAATGATAAAATCTTTTTGATTTAAACACTGTAATCATAACCATTTCCTATTCATATCTTATTTTAGGATTAATATAGGCATAGAGAATGTCCACAACAAGGTTGACAAAGAGAATAAGAATAGAAGTAATCATTACGTAGGCTACTATAACCGGATGATCTGTTTCGTATACTGCTGTTAGTAATAAATTTCCTGCCCCCGGCCATTGGAATATACTCTCTGTTACTATTGAAAAGGCTATTAATTCCCCAAATTGCAGACCAGCCATGGTTATTACCGGTATCAGCGCATTTCTCAGAGCGTGTTTAAATATTACCATGTTTGCGGTTAAACCCTTTGCCCAAGCTGTTCTTATATAATCTTCCCTTAATACCTCTAACATCCCTCCTCTGGTTAAGCGGAGAAGTACCGCAAGTTGATACAGACCTAAGGTAATGGCTGGGAGAATTAAATGTCGAATCCCCCCTATGGTAAAAAAGCCCGTTCTCCAACTTCCTGCTATTTTTATTACTTCACCCCGTCCAAAGGTAGGCAAGAATCTCAGGGTAACTGCAAAAATCATGATAAGTAATATTCCAATTAAAAAGGTAGGAAGTGAAATTCCCAAAAGTGATCCGGCCATAATTATTCGATTGATAAAATATCGTGGATTTAATGATACCAATACCCCGAGACAAATTCCGAATAGAAGAGCTATAAGCATGGCACTCATGGCCAGTTCAATGCTTGCTGGCAACCTTTCCAGGATAAGTCCAAGGACAGGAGTTTGAGCAACATAAGATAATCCGAAATCACCATGTAGAGCATTTTTCAAAAAAACAAAATATTGAATATAAAAAGGTTTGTCCAAACCCATTTTAGTTCTAACTTCCTCTTGTTGTGCTTGTGTGGCATATCGTCCTGCCAAGGTCAGCACAGGGTCTCCAAAAAATTGGAAGATCATAAAGCACACAAGCGAAACAGCCAGAAGGACTATAACTCCTTGCGTTAATCTGGTAAAAATACATTTTGCCATAATAAGATAAAAAATGGTTGAGGCTAAAGTTAGTTAAATTGATTTAGATTTATCTGCCTCAACCATTATTTTCCTTTCTATTACTTAAGTGACATTTCTTTAAAAAGTATCCAGGTATCTGCTCGAGGTGTAAACTCTATGCCTCGCCCTTTGTAAATAGCGTACGAATCTTCTTGATAGTGAAGAGGAATAACGGCTGTCTTTTCTTCCATTGCAACTCTGTTCAATAGTCTTAACTTATCAGCCCTTACTGCAGGATCGACTATCATCTCAGTTTCTTCCAGAAGTTGATCTAAGGTCGCATCACTATAGCTAGAACCATTCAAACCGCCGTAACCTTTTTCAACATCAACACTATGTACTAGTTTGGTAAAAGAACGACCAAAATCGTAAGTTCCATCAAACCACCCTATCAGATAGAAATCTAATATATGTTCGTCTACTTCCGGGAAAAATATAGCTTTTGGTTTGGTATCCAGTTCTACTTCAATTCCCACTTTAGAAAGTTGTTTTGCTACAGCTTCGCATATCTGTGCATCCCGTACATATCTATCATTAGGTCCAGTAAGTTTTATCTTGAAACCATCTGCATATCCTGCCTCAGCAAGCAATAATTTTGCTCTTTCAGGATCATAAGCGGGATGTTGAAGTGAAGCATCATAACCAACAGTTGGTGGATCTGGTATCTGAGCAGCTGGAAATGCATGTCCAAACATGACCTTTTCAATGATCTCATCTTCATCAATGGCCAGATACATTGCTCTTCGTACTCTAATATCACTAGCCGGAAAGCCCGGTTCATTTCTAAGCCCTAAATATATGGCTCTTCTTGCTGGAATAGTTATTAATTCGATATTAGCATTGCTCGCCGCGGTTTCAAAAAGTTCAACAGGAACATCTTGTAAAATATCCACTTGACCGGTTACAATAGCAGCCAAACGGGTAGATGGTTCGGTAATCGGAGTAATTTCAGCATTCTTAATCAATGGAGCTCCACCCCAGTAATTTTCGTTGGCAGTTAATTTAAGGTAGGATCCCTTTATCCATTCAACAAATTTATAGGGACCAGTTCCTATCGGATTCTGTCCTATCTCTCCAATAGAACGGGACTCAGTAGATTCCTTGTCCATAATAAATACCTGATGGAGGTTGTCTGCAAAGTAAGGAACCGATGTTGTTGTCTTTATATCTATAGTCCATGGATCACCATTAACTGTTTCTACCGATTTTATTACCCCTCCAAAGGCTAAGAATTCAGATACTGGATAGGGTTCTTTTAACCTATTATAGGTATATTGAACATCCTCCCAGGTAAAATCATTACCGTTATGAAACTTTACTCCCTGTCTTAAGGTAAATCGCCAGGTTAATTCATCTAATCTCTTCCACGAAGTAGCTAATCCGGGGATAAGTTTCCCTTCAACATCTCTGTAGAGAAGGCCTTCAAATATATTAGCCATCACCCCAAGGTTAGCATCGGAATCTGATCCATGAGGATTCATGGTTTGTGGGGGTGAACCCACTGCAACATTTATACTATCTTTTTCCGCAGCAATTCCAGTGGTAAGAATGGTCGTAAGTAATCCAAAAATTAAAAGTAAAACAATAATGCAGGTTAACTTTTTCATTTTTTACTCCTTTTGTTATTTTTATCTTATTTATAAGTAATTGATTTACATAACTATAGGTTTAAATCAAATTACAATAGAACAATAGGATATTTTTTTTACACCTCCCCCTTTTTTTAATATAGAATCATGTTTGTAATATTTTAACCATGGCATCACCCCTTAATATTGATATCTAAATATTTGACTCTTCACTTATGCCTTACAGGCTTGCCAAAAATAATTCTTGTTTCTATTTTGATTATTTAGCACAACGAGCATTTATACAAAAAGGGGGGGGACAAGAAATATTCTTAAAATTTTTTCTTGCACCGTCTTTTATAAGACAAATTTTTATAAACAAGTAATTAGCTTCTTATCATTGTGTTAAAAAATATTTTGTAACGAATTTTTCTTCTGAAAGTTAAAACACATTTTGGCTCTTGATTCTTTGGCAATTCTGCTATTAAAATAATAAACTTGATGCTTTAATAAAATAATACATTTATTTAGAATTAAAATCAATATTTCAAAACCATTTTTAGGGGATTATTAAATTTTCGCTATTATAAATAATCCGTAATAATCTTTATACAGCTTTCATTATGCTATTTCGAAATATTCTTCATTATTTAAAAAAATTTGGAACTTTAAAACAAGGCGAAAGATGCATGGTTTCCTAGAGATTTTATTTATACAGCCACAACTTCTTTTACTTCGGGAACTTTTTCTTTTAATGCTCTACCAATCCCCATCTGTAAGGTCATTTGTCTCATTGGACACCCACTGCAAGCACCGGTTAATTTTACTTTCACTACACCCTCTGTGGTTATTTCTATCAATTCAACATCGCCGCCATCTGCCTGAAGAGATGGTCTTATCTTCTCTAAAGCCGCTTCTACTCTTTCTTTCATTTCTTCCTCCTAAATATTGCTTGCTGATTACCTCAATCAATATAATTACAAATCTGATATTCTCCTTGTAAAATAAAATTAATATATTTTCTGTGCTGGTCTATAATAAAAATATAGTTTTGAGTATATAGTAAGCAGAAATAAAAGTCAAAGAAAAGACAAAAAAGTGGATTTGAGGGGATCTTTCACCTAGTCCCCGGGCAAGGAACCTACAATTAAACCAACAACTTCATCGGCATTGGTTTTTTTTGTGATCCTTTCTGCTACTTTTTTAGCTCTACGCATAATTATCAACCTGGTAGCAACAGAAAATACATCATGAAGCTGATGACTGATAATAATAATAGATACTCCTTGAGAACTTAAAGTTTTCACCAGATTTAAGACTTTTTTCTGCTCAGCCACCCCCAAAGCGGCGGTAGGTTCATCCATAATTAATAATTTAGCATTCCAGTAAATAGAGCGCGATATGGCCACTGCCTGTCTTTGCCCTCCGGAAAGATTCCTTATCTTATTCTTCAAAGAGGGAATCTCGATTTCTAATCGATTTAATACTTTTTTAGATTCGTCGTGCATATATTCATGATCCAGTACATCTACCAGACCTAAAAATTTCCTTAACTTTTCTCGGCCTAAAAAGATATTAGAATAGACATTCATATTTTCGGCTAAAGCCAAATCTTGATAAATAGTTTCTATCCCGATTTTTAATGCTTCCATGGTATTGCTAATTCTTATTCTTCGGCTCTCAAAAAATATCTGACCTGCTTCGGCATGATGCACTCCAGAAATTACTTTAATCAAGGTAGACTTTCCTGCTCCGTTATCGCCCAAAATACCTACTACTTCTCCTGGGTAAATTTGCATACTGACATCATCTACCGCAGTTAAACCACCAAACCGTTTGGTAATATTTTGTACTTCCAATAAAGGTTCCATTATGACCTCCTTGTTAAATCTCTCCTTCTTTTTGAATTAATTCTGGAGAAAATTGGTCGATTAATACCGCAAAAATAAGTATACATCCAACGGCGATATGCAAATTATAAGTAGGAACACTTAAATTAACTAAACCAATTTCCAAGGCACCGATAATTATAGCACCGAAAATCGTGCCTATTACTGTTCCCCTACCTCCACTCAAGCTAGCCCCACCGATCACCACTGCCACTACCGCATCTATTAAACGAGCACTACCAGCTGGGGCTCGGCCGGTAATAAATTGTAATACATACATAACTCCAGCAAGAGAGGCAAAAAACGAAGATATCATATATACTTTAATCAAGTGAATTTTTACATTCACTCCTGCTCTCTCTGCTGCATTTATATTTCCACCAATAGCATAAGTGTGCTGACCAAATTTAGTCTTGGCCAATATAAAAGCAAAAATAGCAATAAAAATAAAAGTAATTAATGTAACATTAGGAATAATTGATATTAAATTTTTTAATTCTTCCCGACTAATGCTTTCCGGTTTGCTTAGAAAGGTAAATATTTTCCCAGGTAACCAGTAAAATAAGTAGCCATGTCCCAGTGAACCTAAAGAGGTAGGCAAATTATGAATAGGTACATTCTTACAGATAATTTCGGCAAATCCGTAAGCAATTCCATACATTCCAAAAGTTGCAATAAAGGAAGGCACTTTTAATTTTGCTACCAAAAAACCATTGATAAATCCCGGAACTAATCCCAATAAAAGAGCAGCTAATATACCTATGGTTATGGCTAAAAGTTGGCTAAATCCTACTGCCTCTAAATTCACCATTATTTTCGCGCATACTACCGAGCTGAATCCAACCATAAAACCAACCGATAAATCAATGCCGCCAGTAATAATAACAAAAGTTTCTCCGGTAGCTAACAGAAGAACCGTTGTGGAAGATAGTAGAATATCTTGTATATTTTTTAAACTAAAATAATTGGTTCCCACTATACTAAAAAAAACTACTTCACCCACCAAAAATATATAAATCCACTTTCTTAGAATGCCAATCCCTATTTTTTTGGGTTCATCAAAATTTATCATTCTCTATACACCAACTCCGGAAAGAATTGATCAATTAAAACAGCGATAATTAAAATACACCCGGTGGCAATATATCGATAAAAAATGGGTAATCCCATCATCATCAAACCATTATTTAAAGTGCCGATCAATAATACACCAACAACCGTACCCCAAATCGTTCCTTTGCCACCGGTAAGACTTGCCCCACCTATTACTACTGCTGCGATAGCAAAAAGCTCATAGCTAGAAGTATATTGAGTATGAACACCCATATTTAGCTTAAAAACGAGCAATACACCGGCGGTTGCTGCAAAAAATGAAGATATGGTATAAATCTTGATCAAATGTAAGGGGACATTTATCCCTGCTCTTATAGCGGCATCTAATTTTCCACCAATCACGTAAGTATGTTGCCCAAATTTAGTTCGGGATAGAATAAATGCAAAAATAATCATTATAAAGGTAATTAATAAGATTGGTAAGGGAATAATTTTCAGTAATTTTAATATATCCGCCCTTTCGGTTAGCTCGGGTTTTATAAAAAAGGAAAAATTTTTATGGGGGGAAAAATAAGCGATGTACGCATTGCCA
The window above is part of the Candidatus Atribacteria bacterium genome. Proteins encoded here:
- a CDS encoding ABC transporter permease; the encoded protein is MVMITVFKSKRFYHFIKDVSAVTGSLILVIMLIAAIFAPIIAPQDPYDMKGLYLEDSLKPPIWMEGGKAPFLLGTDDQGRDILSTILYGCRTSFAVGFSVVIIAGIIGMTVGLLAGFYRGLLEAVTMRLADAIFSFSTTLIAMLFLGVLKNHGIGTVILAIIITDWVRYARTMRGSVLGVKEEDYISAARAVGASDFRIMFKYILLNAIPPILIIAAVDFGAAVMLEATLSFLGVGVPINKPSLGMMISTGKNYIYAGKWWLVVFPGAALVLIVFGINLLADWLREEINPKIMKSEVSK
- a CDS encoding ABC transporter permease, with the protein product MAKCIFTRLTQGVIVLLAVSLVCFMIFQFFGDPVLTLAGRYATQAQQEEVRTKMGLDKPFYIQYFVFLKNALHGDFGLSYVAQTPVLGLILERLPASIELAMSAMLIALLFGICLGVLVSLNPRYFINRIIMAGSLLGISLPTFLIGILLIMIFAVTLRFLPTFGRGEVIKIAGSWRTGFFTIGGIRHLILPAITLGLYQLAVLLRLTRGGMLEVLREDYIRTAWAKGLTANMVIFKHALRNALIPVITMAGLQFGELIAFSIVTESIFQWPGAGNLLLTAVYETDHPVIVAYVMITSILILFVNLVVDILYAYINPKIRYE
- a CDS encoding ABC transporter substrate-binding protein, with amino-acid sequence MKKLTCIIVLLLIFGLLTTILTTGIAAEKDSINVAVGSPPQTMNPHGSDSDANLGVMANIFEGLLYRDVEGKLIPGLATSWKRLDELTWRFTLRQGVKFHNGNDFTWEDVQYTYNRLKEPYPVSEFLAFGGVIKSVETVNGDPWTIDIKTTTSVPYFADNLHQVFIMDKESTESRSIGEIGQNPIGTGPYKFVEWIKGSYLKLTANENYWGGAPLIKNAEITPITEPSTRLAAIVTGQVDILQDVPVELFETAASNANIELITIPARRAIYLGLRNEPGFPASDIRVRRAMYLAIDEDEIIEKVMFGHAFPAAQIPDPPTVGYDASLQHPAYDPERAKLLLAEAGYADGFKIKLTGPNDRYVRDAQICEAVAKQLSKVGIEVELDTKPKAIFFPEVDEHILDFYLIGWFDGTYDFGRSFTKLVHSVDVEKGYGGLNGSSYSDATLDQLLEETEMIVDPAVRADKLRLLNRVAMEEKTAVIPLHYQEDSYAIYKGRGIEFTPRADTWILFKEMSLK
- a CDS encoding NifU family protein, yielding MKERVEAALEKIRPSLQADGGDVELIEITTEGVVKVKLTGACSGCPMRQMTLQMGIGRALKEKVPEVKEVVAV
- a CDS encoding sugar ABC transporter ATP-binding protein — its product is MEPLLEVQNITKRFGGLTAVDDVSMQIYPGEVVGILGDNGAGKSTLIKVISGVHHAEAGQIFFESRRIRISNTMEALKIGIETIYQDLALAENMNVYSNIFLGREKLRKFLGLVDVLDHEYMHDESKKVLNRLEIEIPSLKNKIRNLSGGQRQAVAISRSIYWNAKLLIMDEPTAALGVAEQKKVLNLVKTLSSQGVSIIIISHQLHDVFSVATRLIIMRRAKKVAERITKKTNADEVVGLIVGSLPGD
- a CDS encoding ABC transporter permease, which gives rise to MINFDEPKKIGIGILRKWIYIFLVGEVVFFSIVGTNYFSLKNIQDILLSSTTVLLLATGETFVIITGGIDLSVGFMVGFSSVVCAKIMVNLEAVGFSQLLAITIGILAALLLGLVPGFINGFLVAKLKVPSFIATFGMYGIAYGFAEIICKNVPIHNLPTSLGSLGHGYLFYWLPGKIFTFLSKPESISREELKNLISIIPNVTLITFIFIAIFAFILAKTKFGQHTYAIGGNINAAERAGVNVKIHLIKVYMISSFFASLAGVMYVLQFITGRAPAGSARLIDAVVAVVIGGASLSGGRGTVIGTIFGAIIIGALEIGLVNLSVPTYNLHIAVGCILIFAVLIDQFSPELIQKEGEI
- a CDS encoding ABC transporter permease is translated as MSQSKALGFFGKNWSFLFLVMMLILFSFLGENFLNLNNFNNILLGISSLLLLAIGETFVVISGGIDLSIGFVMGFVCVSSAIIMRDLNVAGYSPFISIIAGSFAGLLLGIIPGIINGYLVAKLRVPPFIATLGMWGISNGLAWRLCDGFPIGFLPLQVRGIGNAYIAYFSPHKNFSFFIKPELTERADILKLLKIIPLPILLITFIMIIFAFILSRTKFGQHTYVIGGKLDAAIRAGINVPLHLIKIYTISSFFAATAGVLLVFKLNMGVHTQYTSSYELFAIAAVVIGGASLTGGKGTIWGTVVGVLLIGTLNNGLMMMGLPIFYRYIATGCILIIAVLIDQFFPELVYRE